Part of the Solanum pennellii chromosome 10, SPENNV200 genome is shown below.
GGATGGCCAGCATTCCATCAATCAACTGTTCATTCCACTCCTTTCCTGTATGACATTGACAAGGATGGGGTGAGGGAGATAGGTTTGGCCACCTATGATGGTGAGGTGCTCTTTTTCAGGTATGAGTACAACATATCTTGTAGCTGTTGTCTTGTTGAGATTTTCTTTATTTAGTATGACCTTCTTAGATTTTCATAGGGTCTCAGGATACCTGATGTCTGATAAATTGGAGATTCCTCGGCTGAGAGTTAAAAAAGATTGGCATGTTGGTTTGAAACAGGACCCGGTGGACCGTTCTCATCCAGATGTACATGATGACCAACTCATACAGGAGCCTGTCATGGACTCCGCAGCCAGTGAGTATTATCCTCttacatttgcttttcatagtcACTTTGTTTCCTCTTAATATTCCTGCTTGTTTATGATATATGCTACCTAGCTGCCCCAGCatgtgtaattttttaaaatgtgttcTGACATTTGTCATTTATATATAGAACCATGATTTCCTTATGTTCTATAAGTTAACCTTTTGTTAATAAGGTCCGTAATAAAATACTGCTAAAATATTCTTGATTTTACAGTACTGAATTAGTTTACCTGTTGTCCTGTAGGGTCTATTACTCGAATATTTCTGTTGTAATTTGGTACCTTGGTCTGTATATTTCTCAGCATCGGTGCACATCTTTTGTTGCCACTCGACTTTTTTCACCTATTTGCCAATTCTACCTCTTTCTTTGTGCTTTCTAGTATTCAACTGATTTTCAATGGGACTCCGACCCTTGTGCTTGTTTTGACTTGACACTGCGGAAAGACtaatttttccttgatttttgtCTCAACATGTCAAGAGGtactcttaatttattttttgtttatttggtgATGTTACATTCTGATTTAGACGTGGGTGCTAGATGTTGACCTTCATCAATTGAATTATATCTTAAATCATATCTTTAATTCAAAAGTTTTCTCCTAGGTCACAATGCATCCACTCATGGAGGCAACTATTCAAAATCTACTGCATCTGAAGTTAACACTGAAACCCATTCTATTCAAAAAGAAGTCAACCATGACGCTTCTAATGCTTCAATATTTTTGCCGTCAGGAGTTTCACCTAACACATCAAATTCATCTAATTTTGAGGACCAAAAGGGGAAAAATGATAGTGTAGCTGGTGGAGAAGTTAAAATGACTAACTTAAACAATGTTACTCTGAATTCTGATAATGAGAAAATCAGTGTCCCAGAGAATGGAACAAGTAAAGGGAGAAGGCTTCTTGAAGACAATGTCTTGAGAAGTTCGGAGGAAAGTGATTCTGGATCCAAAGATGTTAGAACTGCAACTGTGGAAAATGAAGGAGGTCTGGAAGCGGAAGCTGATTCATCATTTGAGTTATTCCGGGATAATGAGGATATCCctgatgattatgattatgacgAGGATGATTACcttgatgatgatgaattatggaAAACTGAAGAATTTGAGGAACCAGAACAtgagaaattgaagaattatgttcatattgatgCTCATATTTTATGTACTCCTGTAAGTCTCTTGGAAAGAAAAGCTTATTTGATTGATACTTCATAGTCGGTAAATGTCAGGTAATAAATTTGGATGTCCTTGTTTCTATCAGGTCATTGCTGACATTGACAGCGATGGGGTGTCGGAGATGATTGTTGCAGTATCCTACTTCTTTGACCATGAGTAAGCTTTCTCACCATGGTGCTATTTTGGTTTCACATTGTTACTCGGTTTCTGACTGAAGTCTCAGCTGATTTATATATTTGCTCTTTAAATGTTGAAGTTGTTCAGTTTTCACTGTATGGTATATGCTAATTAAGTCTTGCAGAGCATTTATTAAGGGTGAAACACCAAGCCTCCCCTTGTATGGTATATGCTATTTAAGACATTTGTTGCTGCTATTATATGGACAGTTGGCTGAATTATGTATCTTGAAGTGAGTGTTTTGTTGATTGGATAATGATTACTGCTTCCAGAAAAAGGATGTTTACGTGGGTATGTAGGATTGTTTGATTAAAACTTCAGTTTGGTAATGTTAATAGGCTGTGTTATACATTTCACTCATAACAATCCTGCCAAATAAATATGGGAGTTGCAATTGTTCATGTCAAGATCTTTTAATCAAATGCTACTTATCTCAGGACATTGCTTTGATCTTCTTGATGTGCATTACTGTATGAAACATATATAACTTTTGAAATGATTGAATCTCCTCCTTTTTTCTTGTCAAATAGAGCCCCTTTATTTTGCTCCATTCATTAATGACTCTcttaccttctcaaaaaaaagCCCTAAAAAGGTCTCTTCTAGTAATAGACAGCTAATTAGAACTTTTGGAAGTCAATTCTGcagccaaaaaaataaaaaactgatGAATCATGAATTCACTCACAGGTACTACAACAATCAGGAGCATATAAAGGAACTTGGAGACATTGAAATAGGAAAATATGTTGCTGGTGGTATTGTTGTTTTCAATCTAGATACCAAGCAAGTTAAATGGACTGCACAGTTGGACTTAAGTACTGACGACGGGACATTCCGTGCCTACATATACTCTTCTCCTACGGTAGTTGATTTGGATGGTGATGGAAACATGGACATTCTAGTTGGGACCTCCTATGGCTTGTTTTATGTGTTGGATCACAACGGTAATCCTCTGTTAAGGTCTTTCCagtcttattttttagtttattgtgTTGCTGATGTCTGGTTTAAGTAAACCATCAATCAACCACTACATGTCATTCCTATTGTTGGATTCAGCAATATGAATCCTATGTATCCATTATTCAGTTGTTTCGATTCAAAAAATTCAGTAGTATTTTTCAGCTTCTAGTATTCACCTTAGTACCGTAACTGTTCTTTCCATGTGATCTGAATTATCTTCCCATCATGGGAGACCCATCATTGATTTAACACTATGTCCTGTCATGGTAATTATAATGTTCTGTATCATCTAAAGAGTGCTGTTTCCTGCTAGATTCTTCTTTGATTAAGCCTATGAAGTCTGGCATCACTTGTAGTTAAACGTGCAAGCATGATACTGTCACGCCTCAATCTGGAGAATGTGACCGGCACCTGATGCCTTAAACTTCCATCAAGGAAACCAGCCTAACATGGCATACTCAACATAATTCATGCATGATTATAACATGTGCAAATTAAACATCCCTTAGTAAATGTATTTAATGACACAACCTGCCTCatcttcattaaaaaaaaattggcaccATCAGTCCTTTTCAAACTTCTCCATTTTGGTCCTTTTGTCCTTCCTACCTCTCCAACCAATCCCAAACCAAGTGAGACACCCGTTAACACGTTCCAAATACTTTACCATCCCCGTGTGTGTCTGCACACAGTTTTGGAGTTAATTATCATCCATTAAGCTTGTAATTAACCCAATTTTTAGAATTTGCGGGGTTTACCAATACTTTTGGCTTACTCTTCGCTGGACAGTCATACACGTCCCTAAGTGGCAATTAGGTTTTGAAGTGTTTTCCATTCATTTCGTTTTTAGTAAATGTGTCATCCTCCTAATTCTTGTTTTGCTCTGCTTCATATGATTGTTCTTATTATCAAATCTTTTGAAGACTAATGACCTAACATCAGGCAAAGTCAGGGAAAAGTTTCCTCTCGAAATGGCTGAAATCCAAGGAGCAGTAGTTGCAGCTGATATCAATGATGATGGAAAGATTGAACTAGTTACAACAGATTCACATGGAAATGTTGCTGCTTGGACTGCACAAGGTACAGAAATTTGGGAAACGCATCTCAAGAGCCTTGTTCCTCAGGGACCGGTCATTGGCGATGTGGATGGAGATGGCCATACGGATGTCGTTGTCCCAACACTTTCTGGAAATATATATGTTCTGAATGGCAAGGACGGCTCATTTGTACGTCCATATCCTTATAGGACTCATGGTAGGGTGATGAATCGAGCACTTCTCGTCGACTTGAGCAAACGTGGGGAGAAGAAAAAAGGGCTTACAATTGTCACAATGTCATTTGATGGTTATTTGTATCTCATAGACGGACCAACATCATGTGCTGATGTTGTAGATATTGGTGAAACTTCGTAAGACAACCATTCATTCtctctctctccatttttcttttttattttgtagacTTATCTTTGATCTGCTATATATTTTCTGCTTGTCACAGATACAGCATGGTCTTGGCTGATAATGTTGATGGTGGCGATGACCTTGATCTTATTGTAACAACGATGAATGGTAACGTCTTCTGTTTCTCCACGCCTGCCCCACATCATCCCCTCAAGGTAAGTGAAAATTTGGTGTATTTGCTTTTGGTTAATTGTTCGTGTTTTTTGATATTGATACCTGCACTCAGACTTGGAGATCTCCTAATCAAGGGAGAAACAATGCTGCTTACCGTAATGATCGTCAGGGGATCTATGCAACTCCATCTTCAAGAGCTTTCCGTGATGAAGAGGGCAAGAGCTTTTGGGTTGAAATAGAGATTGTTGATAAATACAGATACCCATCTGGGTCTCAAGCTCCTTATAATGTCACGGTAAATAGCTTTCACATTCTTGGTCCATCCTGCTTACTATATAAATCTTATCAGTTATTTCTTCTCCATTGACACAGGTGAGCTTGTTAGTTCCTGGTAATTACCAAGGAGAACGAACTATTAAGCAAAATAAGATATTCGACCGTCCTGGAAAACATCAGCTTATGCTCCCAACTGTTAATGTAAGGACTGCTGGGACTGTTTTGCTAGAGATGGTTGACAAGAATGGACTATATTTCTCAGATGATTTCTCTATAACATTCCATATGCATTATTATAAGCTATTGAAATGGATTCTCGTACTCCCTATGCTGGGAATGTTTGGTGTGCTTGTCATCCTTCGTCCACAGGAGGCCATGCCACTACCATCATTTTCGCGGAACACTGATCTATGATGTTGCAGTCACCTATATTACAAATTTCCATCATGTTGAAGAAATGAAGCAAATCACTCCTTCTGGACCTTGAGCGGAGAACTAACTTACTGATACCGGGTATGTTCaaacatgaaaattttcattgttCTGGGCGGATGTTCTTGAACAATAGAGTACTCGAGGAGGAAGTTCGTTGATCAGACCAATCAAGTCTGGTTTTGTGGGGGGTAATCTTAGAACGGATCATGTAAGGGACACTGcattttgtgaagttgaatatttCCTTCTCTCTGATCTCAGTACAAATGGTCGTGGACGCGGTTCATGTTACTAATAGAGTAGATTGTGAGAAAATGTTCACTATGTAAGGAGAAATTTACAATGTGATGCCGGGAAGTAAACTCTTTACTACTTATTAGTTACAATATAATATGGAATACGGTAGTGACTGATTTATTAAAAGGGATATCATTTATACTGAATACCTATTTATTCCACATAAATGGTAATATTATTAATTCTCTAATCATATGATAAATGGTAGAAATAAAGTTGCGAGAAGTGGTTGAGTTTTTATGATctcgttaaaaaataatggaaatcAAACTCAGACTCTACTTAATAATGAAGGGATACTTTTCATTCGATATATTATCacaatttttgtttgtttttacgTGCTCAAATTGAAACATTTGGGAAGATTAAATAAGTTAAGAGAATGAAAAGATCATGTTTTAAACCTTCATGGAATGTCAAACCTAATCAATCCTATTCATATTGATAATTAGCGGCAAAAGAAGTTGTCACTAATAACAACTTTTAGTGGCGACATAAATATTCTTTAGAAGAGCACTATTAAACGACTTTTAGTTGTGACGTAAATATCCTTTCGCGGAGATAAAAACCTTTCCCGGTGTAAAGTTTTGTCACCAATAAAGACTTCTCATGGCGACATAAATATTCATTCGCGGCGATGGAGGTTGTCACTAAAGACTTTTAGTGGCGACGTATATATCATTTTGCTGTGAGAGTTGTTAATAATTTAGTGGCGACATAAAAATCCTTTAGCGGCGGTGACTGAAGTTgtagcaaataatttttttttatcggCGACAGAAGTTGTCACTAATAAAACCTTTTAGTGGCGATTTATATACCTTTGGCGGCAACAGAAATGtcagaaataaatatttttagcgGCAGCATAAATATCCTTTAGCGGCGACAGAATTTGTCGCTAATAACGACTTTTAGGAGCGACATTAATATCCTTTCGGCGACTGAATTTGTCACTAATAACAGGGACAGTAAAATCCTTTCATGGCGACAAAAGTAGTCACTAATAACAACTTTTAGTAGCGACTATGGCGACATTAGTTGTCACTAATAAAAACTTTTAGTGGCGACTTTATATACCTTTAGCAGACAAAAGTTGTCACTAACAATTACTTTTTAGTGGCAACTTATATATACCTTTAGCGGCGACAATAGTTGTCACTAATAAAAACTTTTAGTGGCGCGGCGACAAAAGTTGTCATGATAACAACTTTTTAGTGGCGACTTATATTACCTTTAGCGGCGACAGGAGTGTCACTAATAACAACTTTTAGTGGCGACTTATATATACCTTTAGCGGCGACAAAAGTTGTCACTAATACAACTTTTAGTGGCGACTTATATACATTTAGCGGCGACAGTAGTTGTCACTAATAACCTTTTGGCGACTTATATAACCTTTGTTGTCACTAATAAGCTTTTTAGTGGCGACTTATATATACCTTTAGCGGCGACAGAAGTTGTCACTAATAACAACTTTTAGTGGCGACTTTTAAATCTTTAGCGGCGACTCAACTTGTCACTAATAACAACTTTTAGTGGCGACTATTATATCTTTAGCGGCGACACTAGTTGTAACTAATAACAACTTTTAGTGGCGACTTATATATACCTTTAGTGGCGACAAAAGTTGTCACCTAATAACCTTTTTAGTGGCGACAAAAGTTGTCACTAATAACCTTTTTAGTGGCGACTTATATATACCTTTAGTGGTGACAAAGTTGTCACTAATACAACTTTTAGTGGCGACTTATATATACCTTTAGCGGCGACATTAGTTGTCAGTAATAACCTTTTTAGTGGCGACTTATATATACCTTTAGCGGCGACATTAGTTGTCACTAATAACCTTTTTAGTGGCGACTTATTGCGGCGACAAAAGTTGTCACTAATAACCTTTTTAGTGGCGACTTATATATACCTTTAGCGTCGACAGAAGTTGTCACTAATAACAACTTTTAGTGGCGACTTTTATATCTTTAGCGGCGATAAAAGTTGTCACTAATAACCTTTTTAGTGGCGACTTATATATACCCTTAGCG
Proteins encoded:
- the LOC107002643 gene encoding protein DEFECTIVE IN EXINE FORMATION 1-like isoform X1; the encoded protein is MKARVFLLCFLLLSSNFRFLQSEDTTKNKFREREATDDALAYPNLDEDELLNTQCPQHLELRWQTEVSSSVYASPLIADINSDGKLEVVVPSFVHYLEVLEGSDGDKVPGWPAFHQSTVHSTPFLYDIDKDGVREIGLATYDGEVLFFRVSGYLMSDKLEIPRLRVKKDWHVGLKQDPVDRSHPDVHDDQLIQEPVMDSAASHNASTHGGNYSKSTASEVNTETHSIQKEVNHDASNASIFLPSGVSPNTSNSSNFEDQKGKNDSVAGGEVKMTNLNNVTLNSDNEKISVPENGTSKGRRLLEDNVLRSSEESDSGSKDVRTATVENEGGLEAEADSSFELFRDNEDIPDDYDYDEDDYLDDDELWKTEEFEEPEHEKLKNYVHIDAHILCTPVIADIDSDGVSEMIVAVSYFFDHEYYNNQEHIKELGDIEIGKYVAGGIVVFNLDTKQVKWTAQLDLSTDDGTFRAYIYSSPTVVDLDGDGNMDILVGTSYGLFYVLDHNGKVREKFPLEMAEIQGAVVAADINDDGKIELVTTDSHGNVAAWTAQGTEIWETHLKSLVPQGPVIGDVDGDGHTDVVVPTLSGNIYVLNGKDGSFVRPYPYRTHGRVMNRALLVDLSKRGEKKKGLTIVTMSFDGYLYLIDGPTSCADVVDIGETSYSMVLADNVDGGDDLDLIVTTMNGNVFCFSTPAPHHPLKTWRSPNQGRNNAAYRNDRQGIYATPSSRAFRDEEGKSFWVEIEIVDKYRYPSGSQAPYNVTVSLLVPGNYQGERTIKQNKIFDRPGKHQLMLPTVNVRTAGTVLLEMVDKNGLYFSDDFSITFHMHYYKLLKWILVLPMLGMFGVLVILRPQEAMPLPSFSRNTDL
- the LOC107002643 gene encoding protein DEFECTIVE IN EXINE FORMATION 1-like isoform X2; this encodes MKARVFLLCFLLLSSNFRFLQSEDTTKNKFREREATDDALAYPNLDEDELLNTQCPQHLELRWQTEVSSSVYASPLIADINSDGKLEVVVPSFVHYLEVLEGSDGDKVPGWPAFHQSTVHSTPFLYDIDKDGVREIGLATYDGEVLFFRVSGYLMSDKLEIPRLRVKKDWHVGLKQDPVDRSHPDVHDDQLIQEPVMDSAARVSPNTSNSSNFEDQKGKNDSVAGGEVKMTNLNNVTLNSDNEKISVPENGTSKGRRLLEDNVLRSSEESDSGSKDVRTATVENEGGLEAEADSSFELFRDNEDIPDDYDYDEDDYLDDDELWKTEEFEEPEHEKLKNYVHIDAHILCTPVIADIDSDGVSEMIVAVSYFFDHEYYNNQEHIKELGDIEIGKYVAGGIVVFNLDTKQVKWTAQLDLSTDDGTFRAYIYSSPTVVDLDGDGNMDILVGTSYGLFYVLDHNGKVREKFPLEMAEIQGAVVAADINDDGKIELVTTDSHGNVAAWTAQGTEIWETHLKSLVPQGPVIGDVDGDGHTDVVVPTLSGNIYVLNGKDGSFVRPYPYRTHGRVMNRALLVDLSKRGEKKKGLTIVTMSFDGYLYLIDGPTSCADVVDIGETSYSMVLADNVDGGDDLDLIVTTMNGNVFCFSTPAPHHPLKTWRSPNQGRNNAAYRNDRQGIYATPSSRAFRDEEGKSFWVEIEIVDKYRYPSGSQAPYNVTVSLLVPGNYQGERTIKQNKIFDRPGKHQLMLPTVNVRTAGTVLLEMVDKNGLYFSDDFSITFHMHYYKLLKWILVLPMLGMFGVLVILRPQEAMPLPSFSRNTDL